GAAACAAATGGTAGTATGTCGATAATAGAATGTTGGTTCTCACTTTTACCTTTGATACCGGTTTCTGCACTTGCATTCTTTACGGAATCcgtctctctttctttctcaattTGCATTACTTGCTGCAACCTCCTAAACATTCCACCACTGCATGATTTACAACTCaatgtgaataaaatgtaTAGAATCATGATCTGCATTTTAAAGCTCCTGAAATTGAACCACAATACAAGCACTAGAACCATACCCACCACAAAGGTCTGGGAAAAGAAACATCTAGTCTGTCACCAATTGCAGAGACTGTTCTGAAAGCTTCATGAAATTGGTCTGCCATTGTTCTAGAGATGATTGACTTTACACTTTGAGCTCCCTCCTGCCACGAACACTTTGACAGTCAAGCACGTGAAGGTGTGATACATGGATTGAATGAGTTTTAAAGAACTTAGATAGCCATTCATATATGAACTACCTCATCCTCAGTTTCAAAAGAAGTGTCACTATCTAAAGCCTCAGGCAGATCATTGTCTTCTTGGATGCTATCACCCAATGGAAGCACATTTCTTACTAAAACAGCctgctttcttcttcttttctggGTCTCCTGAATTCCATGTACAACTGAATGTAAACTGTAGATCCAGGAGAAAAGTTCATAGAAGAGAGTCTAACCAGTTTGGAACTTTCTTCTTGCAGATCACTTCTCTCAAGGAAGCCACCTAGAATCTCAGCCATTGAATGCCCTCTGGTGTCATGGTTATGGGGCATTTCAAAAGTAAGTATGTGTTTGTTATGAATGTTCAGCTGAGAGTCAGCCAAATTATTGTGCATCTCATCATCAACTACATCACCAATTTCATCTGCTATAAGGATTTTGTCAGATGATGTCCCTTCATCGCTATCACTTACAACCAAAGATTGGTCTGGTTTATCTGAATGGCAGGGGAATGAAAATTTGACCTTAGCCTTTCTCCGGCCCCTGCCTCCTATATTGTTGATTAGTAAGTATAACATATATCAGTTAAGCAGAGACCTACTAAATGAAGAGGAACTGGGacataatatagaaaatatttttcgtAAAAGCATCTTTGATTTAGGGAGACTGGGAATATCAAGAAAgtacaacaaaaatatatgaattctGCTATGTAGCTTTTGCCAGAAATGCATGACTAGTACCTCTAGTGGATTTCTTTTCCTTCACAAATACATCATGGTGGTTTGAGGAAGAACAGGGATTCTCTTTTGACCGGACTAATGCCTCCACTTCACGACTTGCTTCAGACCATGTGATGGCCAAATTTTCTCTAACACTTTTAGAGGTGCCAGGACCAATTTTCTGGATGTGTTACCACTCAACGTTTAGAAACAATGATTATGAGATATTAAGATGGCCTTCTATGGGTTCATACATAAGTACCACACCTCATAATCAGAAATAATTTCTTCATCAGAATATGAGACCGAAGATATGTCCGGTAAGAAGATTAGTCCTTTATTGGAACGAGCAAGGGTGTCAGAGGCAATTCCATGGTAGTGGTTGGGAGAACTCCTATCATTGAAGATAGGAGGTTCAACTTCATCTTCAATTTCATAAGCTCCTTTTCTCTATCAACAAACAAGATTAGCAATAACATCTTGAATGAGTCATTGTTGCAGATTATTAGAGTTAACTTTGCAGAATATTTTCAGAGTAAGAGTCAAGCTGTTAGTAGTTTCTTAGAGAGAGCTTTTATCTATTAGAGTTAAAGTTGGATTATGAGTCTTGGAGTCAGCAGTTAGTAGTTATTACAAATAGCTCCT
The genomic region above belongs to Salvia hispanica cultivar TCC Black 2014 chromosome 3, UniMelb_Shisp_WGS_1.0, whole genome shotgun sequence and contains:
- the LOC125210876 gene encoding uncharacterized protein LOC125210876 isoform X5; translated protein: MWRRNAAGFGDEARENEDSDQSISEEDEDPDGEWIRNTVSLGGDEKDKGKMKVLSQLEILRESFMEESVSSPGKIGPGTSKSVRENLAITWSEASREVEALVRSKENPCSSSNHHDVFVKEKKSTRGGRGRRKAKVKFSFPCHSDKPDQSLVVSDSDEGTSSDKILIADEIGDVVDDEMHNNLADSQLNIHNKHILTFEMPHNHDTRGHSMAEILGGFLERSDLQEESSKLETQKRRRKQAVLVRNVLPLGDSIQEDNDLPEALDSDTSFETEDECSWQEGAQSVKSIISRTMADQFHEAFRTVSAIGDRLDVSFPRPLCGGMFRRLQQVMQIEKERETDSVKNASAETGIKGEETAILVRILSRSLEAKLIVCSCTCVGNGKNFSREARTITIIFNPRMSDSVDLEVSNLIHIRPPWKEVQVKNEVIFLCSHFSQVQP
- the LOC125210876 gene encoding uncharacterized protein LOC125210876 isoform X2, which encodes MWRRNAAGFGDEARENEDSDQSISEDEDPDGEWIRNTVSLGGDEKDKGKMKVLSQLEILRESFMEESVSSPGRKGAYEIEDEVEPPIFNDRSSPNHYHGIASDTLARSNKGLIFLPDISSVSYSDEEIISDYEKIGPGTSKSVRENLAITWSEASREVEALVRSKENPCSSSNHHDVFVKEKKSTRGGRGRRKAKVKFSFPCHSDKPDQSLVVSDSDEGTSSDKILIADEIGDVVDDEMHNNLADSQLNIHNKHILTFEMPHNHDTRGHSMAEILGGFLERSDLQEESSKLETQKRRRKQAVLVRNVLPLGDSIQEDNDLPEALDSDTSFETEDECSWQEGAQSVKSIISRTMADQFHEAFRTVSAIGDRLDVSFPRPLCGGMFRRLQQVMQIEKERETDSVKNASAETGIKGEETAILVRILSRSLEAKLIVCSCTCVGNGKNFSREARTITIIFNPRMSDSVDLEVSNLIHIRPPWKEVQVKNEVIFLCSHFSQVQP
- the LOC125210876 gene encoding uncharacterized protein LOC125210876 isoform X1, translating into MWRRNAAGFGDEARENEDSDQSISEEDEDPDGEWIRNTVSLGGDEKDKGKMKVLSQLEILRESFMEESVSSPGRKGAYEIEDEVEPPIFNDRSSPNHYHGIASDTLARSNKGLIFLPDISSVSYSDEEIISDYEKIGPGTSKSVRENLAITWSEASREVEALVRSKENPCSSSNHHDVFVKEKKSTRGGRGRRKAKVKFSFPCHSDKPDQSLVVSDSDEGTSSDKILIADEIGDVVDDEMHNNLADSQLNIHNKHILTFEMPHNHDTRGHSMAEILGGFLERSDLQEESSKLETQKRRRKQAVLVRNVLPLGDSIQEDNDLPEALDSDTSFETEDECSWQEGAQSVKSIISRTMADQFHEAFRTVSAIGDRLDVSFPRPLCGGMFRRLQQVMQIEKERETDSVKNASAETGIKGEETAILVRILSRSLEAKLIVCSCTCVGNGKNFSREARTITIIFNPRMSDSVDLEVSNLIHIRPPWKEVQVKNEVIFLCSHFSQVQP
- the LOC125210876 gene encoding uncharacterized protein LOC125210876 isoform X4; this encodes MKVLSQLEILRESFMEESVSSPGRKGAYEIEDEVEPPIFNDRSSPNHYHGIASDTLARSNKGLIFLPDISSVSYSDEEIISDYEKIGPGTSKSVRENLAITWSEASREVEALVRSKENPCSSSNHHDVFVKEKKSTRGGRGRRKAKVKFSFPCHSDKPDQSLVVSDSDEGTSSDKILIADEIGDVVDDEMHNNLADSQLNIHNKHILTFEMPHNHDTRGHSMAEILGGFLERSDLQEESSKLETQKRRRKQAVLVRNVLPLGDSIQEDNDLPEALDSDTSFETEDECSWQEGAQSVKSIISRTMADQFHEAFRTVSAIGDRLDVSFPRPLCGGMFRRLQQVMQIEKERETDSVKNASAETGIKGEETAILVRILSRSLEAKLIVCSCTCVGNGKNFSREARTITIIFNPRMSDSVDLEVSNLIHIRPPWKEVQVKNEVIFLCSHFSQVQP
- the LOC125210876 gene encoding uncharacterized protein LOC125210876 isoform X3 — its product is MWRRNAAGFGDEARENEDSDQSISEEDEDPDGEWIRNTVSLGGDEKDKGKMKVLSQLEILRESFMEESVSSPGRKGAYEIEDEVEPPIFNDRSSPNHYHGIASDTLARSNKGLIFLPDISSVSYSDEEIISDYEKIGPGTSKSVRENLAITWSEASREVEALVRSKENPCSSSNHHDVFVKEKKSTRGGRGRRKAKVKFSFPCHSDKPDQSLVVSDSDEGTSSDKILIADEIGDVVDDEMHNNLADSQLNIHNKHILTFEMPHNHDTRGHSMAEILGGFLERSDLQEESSKLETQKRRRKQAVLVRNVLPLGDSIQEDNDLPEALDSDTSFETEDEEGAQSVKSIISRTMADQFHEAFRTVSAIGDRLDVSFPRPLCGGMFRRLQQVMQIEKERETDSVKNASAETGIKGEETAILVRILSRSLEAKLIVCSCTCVGNGKNFSREARTITIIFNPRMSDSVDLEVSNLIHIRPPWKEVQVKNEVIFLCSHFSQVQP